In the genome of Misgurnus anguillicaudatus unplaced genomic scaffold, ASM2758022v2 HiC_scaffold_27, whole genome shotgun sequence, one region contains:
- the LOC141362450 gene encoding uncharacterized protein, which produces MNISESHVGLAPVLPLTSFGNVLLFLFNAVHATAIVFLNASVFLSIMVNRALRSENRFMYMLSTCLSDICSGVSYYYSGLLDVSEDYNSATRTYYIVPTFLGLSYMAILAAQADRYHAISTPFKYSQRMTRNRTLLVILAYWVYAFAIVAVQNLVPKGVYKSVTGIGTLVANIFTIVIMIGLNIRLFLIAKYQLEREPPSAERDNKRASVYLIIVVAVCFLVAWLPLFIYVIVCMFRGNVCYILKNEGTDPLRILARLSTIITPLLYIKGCHALRRTLLSKVWRTTCMKKG; this is translated from the coding sequence ATGAATATTTCTGAGAGTCATGTGGGCTTGGCCCCTGTGCTGCCTCTCACCAGTTTTGGCAACGtgcttttatttctttttaacgCAGTTCACGCCACCGCAATTGTTTTTCTTAACGCGTCCGTATTTCTTTCCATAATGGTAAATCGAGCTCTGCGCAGCGAGAATCGCTTCATGTACATGCTCAGCACGTGTCTCAGTGACATCTGCTCAGGTGTGTCTTATTATTACAGCGGACTTTTGGACGTGAGTGAAGATTATAACTCCGCAACACGCACATACTATATTGTTCCCACTTTTTTGGGTTTGTCCTACATGGCGATTCTAGCCGCGCAGGCGGACCGGTACCATGCTATCTCTACACCTTTTAAATATTCCCAACGCATGACCCGTAACAGAACCTTACTGGTGATACTGGCGTACTGGGTTTATGCTTTTGCGATCGTGGCTGTTCAAAATCTGGTGCCTAAAGGAGTCTATAAGAGTGTGACGGGCATTGGTACTTTGGTGGCAAACATTTTCACAATTGTAATCATGATTGGGTTAAACATCAGACTGTTTCTCATTGCCAAATATCAGCTTGAACGCGAACCCCCGAGCGCGGAACGAGACAACAAGCGCGCGTCCGTGTATCTTATCATAGTAGTTGCCGTGTGCTTTCTGGTGGCGTGGTTGCcactttttatttatgttatagtGTGTATGTTCAGGGGTAATGTGTGCTATATACTAAAAAATGAAGGGACAGACCCTTTGCGTATTTTGGCACGTCTCAGCACAATTATCACCCCCTTACTGTATATCAAGGGCTGTCATGCGCTCAGGAGAACACTACTAAGTAAAGTCTGGAGGACAACATGCATGAAGAAAGGGTAA